A window of Sphingorhabdus lacus contains these coding sequences:
- a CDS encoding c-type cytochrome, whose product MVKYRALAGVVAISALVAACSGGGSESKEGEKTAAAAPAAPAPAPAAAPAAAPAAAAAPAADDVTTLDGTTLASFTGDAAAGKLVFAQCRTCHVTDAGVNKTGPSLAGIIGRKAGSVPGFNYSPANAGSGVTWTKEKLFQYLEKPQRVIPKTKMIFAGLPDAQKRANVIAYLENPS is encoded by the coding sequence ATGGTCAAGTATAGAGCATTAGCTGGAGTAGTTGCAATTTCCGCGTTGGTCGCCGCCTGTTCGGGCGGAGGCTCGGAAAGCAAAGAAGGCGAAAAAACTGCAGCCGCCGCACCTGCGGCCCCGGCCCCGGCACCCGCCGCTGCACCAGCCGCAGCCCCCGCCGCCGCTGCCGCTCCTGCGGCAGATGATGTCACCACATTGGATGGCACCACCCTGGCAAGCTTCACCGGCGACGCCGCAGCCGGCAAATTGGTTTTTGCGCAGTGCCGGACGTGCCATGTCACGGATGCGGGCGTCAACAAAACGGGACCCTCTTTGGCAGGTATCATCGGTCGTAAAGCCGGCAGTGTTCCAGGCTTTAACTATTCCCCGGCAAATGCTGGAAGCGGCGTTACATGGACCAAGGAAAAGCTGTTCCAATATCTGGAAAAGCCACAGCGCGTAATTCCAAAGACGAAGATGATCTTTGCAGGACTTCCCGACGCACAGAAGCGTGCCAATGTGATCGCCTACCTCGAAAATCCGAGCTAA
- the hemA gene encoding 5-aminolevulinate synthase: MNYEAFFGEELAAVREEGRYRVFAEIERKAGSFPYAKRYIEGGTMDVTVWCSNDYLGMGQHPKVLDAMHRVIDECGAGAGGTRNISGTNHHHVLLEAELADLHHKEDALLFTSGYVSNWAALGTLASKIPNCVVLSDALNHASMIEGIRHSRATCKVFEHNSPEDLDRKLAALDPDLPKLVAFESVYSMDGDIAPIAEILDVCEKHNAMSYIDEVHAVGLYGPRGGGVAEREGLMDRITVIEGTLGKAFGVMGGYIAASRDLCDFVRTFASGFIFSTAIPPAVAAGACASIKHLKASNAEREQHQARVAKVRGALDRMGIPHIPNPSHIIPVMVGDPHKCKFISDWLMDNHGIYVQPINYPTVPRGTERLRITPSPVHSDGDIDKLLNALSEIWSQCALARRDMAA, encoded by the coding sequence ATGAATTACGAGGCATTTTTCGGAGAAGAACTGGCCGCCGTGCGCGAAGAGGGACGCTATCGTGTCTTTGCCGAAATCGAGCGGAAAGCAGGGTCGTTCCCTTATGCCAAGCGCTATATCGAAGGCGGCACCATGGACGTGACCGTCTGGTGCTCCAATGATTATCTCGGCATGGGTCAGCATCCGAAGGTGCTAGACGCCATGCATCGTGTCATCGATGAATGTGGCGCAGGCGCAGGCGGCACGCGCAATATCTCCGGCACCAACCATCACCACGTTCTGTTGGAAGCCGAGCTGGCTGATCTTCACCATAAGGAAGACGCTCTGCTCTTTACCTCGGGCTATGTTTCCAATTGGGCTGCCTTGGGGACTCTAGCTTCCAAGATTCCAAACTGCGTAGTGCTGTCCGATGCACTGAACCATGCGTCGATGATCGAAGGCATCCGCCATAGCCGCGCCACGTGTAAGGTGTTTGAGCATAATTCTCCCGAGGACCTCGACCGCAAATTGGCGGCACTTGATCCCGATCTTCCCAAACTCGTGGCCTTCGAAAGCGTATATTCGATGGATGGGGACATCGCCCCGATCGCGGAAATACTCGACGTCTGCGAAAAACATAATGCGATGAGCTACATCGATGAAGTCCATGCGGTCGGGCTATATGGTCCCCGTGGCGGCGGCGTGGCCGAGCGCGAAGGTCTGATGGACCGGATTACGGTGATCGAAGGAACGCTTGGCAAAGCTTTCGGCGTCATGGGTGGCTATATCGCCGCGTCACGTGACCTGTGCGATTTCGTGCGGACCTTTGCCAGCGGCTTTATCTTTTCAACCGCCATACCACCAGCAGTTGCCGCGGGCGCTTGCGCCAGCATCAAGCATCTGAAAGCCAGCAATGCCGAGCGGGAACAGCATCAGGCCCGCGTTGCAAAAGTGCGCGGCGCGTTGGACCGGATGGGTATTCCCCATATCCCCAATCCCAGCCACATCATTCCGGTAATGGTAGGCGACCCGCATAAGTGCAAATTCATCAGCGACTGGCTGATGGACAATCACGGCATCTATGTCCAACCGATCAACTATCCGACGGTGCCCCGTGGAACCGAGCGGTTGCGGATCACGCCATCGCCCGTGCATAGCGATGGTGACATCGATAAACTGCTGAATGCCCTTAGCGAAATCTGGTCGCAATGCGCATTGGCACGGCGCGATATGGCGGCGTAA